A segment of the Caretta caretta isolate rCarCar2 chromosome 13, rCarCar1.hap1, whole genome shotgun sequence genome:
GGAGGCTGACACCGTGCCCAGGAGGCGAGGTCGGCCCTCCCGCCGCTTCCTGGGCAAGAAATACCGCAAGTACATCGGGCGCAGGtgaggggtgctgggctgtgcccGGGCTGGCGGgctgtgcccagggctgggctggctgccGTCATGGCACTGAGCACCAGCCCTGCTTTTGCAGGTACTACTACAAGTCCCCCAAGCCTCTGATGAGGCCCTACCTGTGCCGAATCTGTGGCTCACGCTTCCTCACGCACGATGACCTGCGCTTCCACGTTAACTCCCACGAGGCCAACGACCCGCAGCTCTTCAAGTGCCTACAGTGCAGCTACCGCTCCCGCCGCTGGTCCTCCCTCAAGGTGAGCATGGCCTGCCCCGCCCCGGCCCACCCTGGGGGTCGCTGCTGGCTCTGTGCTTCACGGCCTGCTCTTTACCTCTCACAGGAACACATGTTTAACCACGTGGGCAGCAAGCCATACAAGTGTGGGGAGTGTGATTACACAAGTGTGTACAAGAAGGATGTTATCCGCCACTCGACTGTGCACAGCCGGGACCGGTGAGTAGAGTGGGGGCCACGGGACTGATCCCTGTGTCCTGGCCAGGCAGCCCCTTCCCTGtacccagctcccctctgcccccatgtgCTGAGCCAAGCAGCCCCTTCCCCATGATTCCAAATGCAGCCAGGGCTGAGCTCAGTAGGCAGGATCTGCTTCtgttcccctttcccttcccagcacCAGGGGCCCCCTTTGGCAGTCACTGGGTGGGAGGGTTGTTTGGGGGGGGTCTCAGACTCAGGGAGAGTCTGAcccattttgtttttcttctctctcaggaAGAAGAGAGCTGACCCGGTGAGTTCCCAGCTCCCTGATGGCTTGTGTCTTAGCCCCAGTTCTTACTGGGGGGTCCCCTGGCAGGCTTCTTTCTGCTTCTGCCGCCTGGTAGATAGGGATGGTTCTTGGCTGACTGGAGCCCCAAATCTGGCTGGCGAGGGGGCTGAGAGGGGCTGTCAGTGGCTCTCTTAGACACATGGGCTCATCTCTGcgtcccctctctctctctctctctctctccccccagcccccaaagtTGAACTCATTCCCCTGCCCAGTATGTAGCCGAGTCTACCCCATGCAGAAGAGACTGACCCAGCACATGAAGACTCACAGCACGGAGAAGCCACACATGTGTGACAAGGTGGGGAGggcatggggggaaggggtggggcaagatGCGCCTGGGGGCCTGGATGGGCAGTGAGTGTTGCTCTGTTTGGTTGCAGTGTGGGAAGTCCTTCAAGAAGCGCTACACCTTTAAGATGCATCTGCTGACACACATCCAGGCCATTGCTAACCGCAGGTAGGAGCAGGGGGATTCCCGGCCTGTGTCGGGCTAGCCTTGGGGTGGCCAAAGCCTGCTGGGTTGTCACCCCATCCCAAAGAGTGCCCAGGCACCCTGCCCCGAGTAATGGCCCAGTCTCCTTCCCTGGCAGGTTTAAGTGCGAGTTCTGTGACTATGTCTGCGAGGATAAAAAGATCCTGCTGAACCACCAGCTGTCACACATGAACGACAAGCCGTACAAATGCAGCTTCTGCAAGTACTCCACCTTCCGTGAGGACTTCTTGGTGTCGCACATGGCCGTCAAGCACACGGGTGAGAGGAGCCCGCCCACGCCCCTGCCCCTGGGCCTtgagccagcccctcccctcagaTGCTGTCCCTGCTCCCCTGCTGGCTGACCGCTGTACCCCTCTCTCTGGCTGCAGGGGGAAAGCCATTTGCCTGCGAGTACTGTCACTTCACCACCAAGCACAAGAAGAACCTGCGCCTGCATGTGCAGTGCCGCCATGCTGACTCCTTTGAGGAGTGGGCCCAGCGGCACCCCGAGGAGCCCCCCTGCCGGCGCCGCCCCTTCTTCACCCTGCAGCAGATCGAGGAGCTGAAGCAGCAGCACAGCCAGGTGCAGACTCCCACAGAGCCTGCGGCCAGCCCCCCGGTGAGTACCGTGGCCCCTGGCCCTCccgcctgcccccttccctcaggCTCGGGCGTGCTCTCAGCTGTTTTTCTCATCcaggttcctcctggccctgTGACCTACCACACAGTGCAGCCCCTCCCAACGGCAGAACCCTCTGTCTCTTCCCAGGATTCCTTGGGGGGAACCACCATCATTTATGAGCAAGGTGAGCtcccagggaagggagaggggcctACCTGGGCAGGCACAGTGCATCTCACCTGCTCTCTCTACCTCTCCCAGATGTGGAGGGATCGGCAGAGCTGGCCACGCAGACAGCGCTGGATCTCCTGCTGAACATGAGCAGCCAGCGGGAGCTGGCCACAGGCTCCCTGCAGGTGAGGTCACAATGCCCACCACAGTTGAGAGGAGAGCCCCAGGCCTGACCCCCGCTCACCACCACCCCTGTCTGTTTTCCGTGCAGGTGGCGGTGGTGAAGTCGGATGGCTCTGGAGCAGCGcaggcccccaaagtcccatcacagcaggaggagggggcagatcTGGATCCCACCGGGCAGCAGCAGAAGGTGGTGACGCTCCATGTAGCTGAGCACGGAGAGGCCTTAGTGCAGGAGGCCTATGAGGAGGCGACTCTGGGGAGCGCCGAGCTGCAGCAGATCACCATCCCGTTCGGGAGCACCACGGAGTACAGCATCATCACGCCCGTCAGCGAGGAGATCCAGGCCCCGCAGACACTCTACAGGTAGGTGCCAAActggctgcccctgccctgggtcccagAGTCGTCAGATGCTACTCCAGTCCCGAGTGTTAGTCATGTGGCTGCCTTCCCTGCAGGAGAGTGCCTCTGCTCTCACCCTGCCCCCATTGTCAGGGCAGCCCTGGCTAGAGGGGAATGGGAAAgccctggggaagaggtggggaccCCTCTgaccctgccctctgcccctgtaGTGAGGAGGAGAGCCCAGCAGAGACCACCCGTACAGTCGTGGTGAGTGACGCCATGATGGCCGAAgcgctgacagagcacagcagtcACTACATCCTGTCAGCCAGTTTCCCAGGGAGCCAGCTCCATCACGTCGAGGTAAGAGGGGCCCGGACTCCTGTGTCCTGGAGGGGTGTAAGGCAGTGTAACTCTCAGGGTCTTCTCTCCCAGCAGCTCAGTGGGGACCCTGCCCTCTCACCAGGGGAAGGCCAGGAGGCCCAGGCCTCTGGCAGCAAGTGGCCCATGCTGCAGTGCCTGGCCAGGCAGCTCCGAAAGAACTCTGCCTTCTCCCCAGCACCGGAGGGGCAGGAGATCCCGTCTGCAAAGGTCAAATGGCCCGCACTGCAGGGTGTGGCCAAGAAGCTGTCGTGCAAGATTTCCACAACCAAGAAGCTGTCGTGCAAGATTTCCACAACCAAGAAATTCTCGTGCAAGATTTGCACAGCCATGTTCACAGGGAGAGCGGAGATGGAGAGTCACAAGAGGGCACACGTAGGGCCCAACACCTTCAAGTGTCCCGACTGCCCATTCACAGCAGCTTTGTGGCTGGAGGTCCGGGTAGGTTGGCTGGGCACCCATGGGCTGGGTGGGTGTCTGGTGTCGGCAGCTGGCTGATCTcactctctcctgcccccagagTCACATGGCACAGCACGCCAGCCTTCGACCCCACAAGTGCTCCCACTGCAGCTTTGCCTCCAAGAACAAGAAGGACCTGCGCAGACACATGCTGACGCACACCAATGAGAAGCCCTTCGCCTGCCAGATCTGTGGGCAGAGGTGGGTGAAACCAGCCAGGGCCCTGCAGTGCCTCCAGGAGGGCTCTGCAGCAGCGCATGGTGATAGCGAGCCACCTGTCCCTGGACATGCCCCTCCCACTGGGACTCTGCTCTCTGAATGGGCCTCCTGTTCTCTGCGCAGTAGCAGCCAGCCTGGCCCCTCCTCCTTTCCAGCTCCCAGATCTTCTTGGCAATGTAGAGCTGGAAATGAGGAGCCAGGCCTTGGAATACACctctgctggctcctgccctgtgccttccagggaaaggacgGTGTGAGAGGCCCTGCTGCCCTCAGCAagctccagcccccactctcGCTGTCCTTGTAGGTTTAACCGGAACGGGCATCTCAAATTCCACATGCAGCGTCTGCACTGCTCCGAGGGGAAGCGGCTGGggcagccagcagccgccacccAGCAAACCATCATACTGAACAGCGACGAGGAAACATTGACCACGCTGCAGAGTAAGATACCCGCCTTCCCTGATGGTGCAGGGGTCTGTGCCGAGCACTGCCTGTTCTCAGACCATCTTGGGATGAGCACTTGATGCAGCTTGTAAGCTAAGCAGGATTGGCCCTGATCAGGTCTTGGATGGGAGATCCCTTGTGAAGTTGCAGGATGctccagggagcaggtgggggctcTCTCCCCTTGCAGCCAGTGCTGACCCGTGTCCCAGCATGGTTCTAGGGGACAGGGGGCTGCAGAGCAGTGTGAGTGACTCTGGGGTGGACGCTCTCCTTTTGCAGCCAACACTGACCCCAGTGCAGTGCTAATGGGTGATGAGGACAGCTTTCTCCGGGTCAGTGCTGGGGGGTGAGCACCTGCTACTACTGCAAAGCCCCTCTTGTGGTTGGGATGTGAATGGAGGTCTCTGCTGCCTTTATTGTAGGTGTCAAGGTCTTAGCCCCAGTATCCTTGTTACCTTCCAGTTTGGCCGGTTCCATGTGACCTCTTTCGCTCTAGCTCCTGAGCAAGTGGGGTTAATGGCTTGTTCCCAGCTTGCCTGCTGGTGTGTGTTTTGGCTCCAGTTGATCCTGGGCTTGGGAGTAAGGGAGGGGGTGGCGCTGGCTGATGGTGGGGTTGTGGGACAGGAGGATTGAGCGGGGCAGGGGATAGCGGTGGCTGAGGATcgttttctctccctttccagcGGCTTTGCAGTCTGGCCAGGCAGTGCTGGCTCCTGAACGGCTGCAGcaggctctggggcaggagcACATCATCGTAGCACAGGAGCAGAGCATCACGAGCCCGGTGAGTCAGCCAGATGTGCTAGCCACAcaaccccgcacccccacccccaagcagtgGCCTGTGTCCACCGTTCAGAGGGGCTGGGTTCAGCTACCGCAGTCACAGGCTGCCCCTTCTCTATCTTGCAGGAGGAGGCCACGTACATCCAGGAGATCACAACGGCTGACGGGCAGACGGTGCAGCACTTGGTGACCGCCGATAACCAGGTATGTGGGGAGCTGCTGTCCGTATGGCTCTGGCACCTGTAGGTGGGGTGCTGCGGAGAGCAAGCGAAAGTCCTGCAGGGGCTGATGGGGAGTCTCCTGCAGGAGCCCCTGAGGAGGGCCTGTGGGGACTTGACTGGAGTGAAAGGAACCAATGGCAAACTCCAGCTGAATCTCAGCAGGGAGGTGACCCAGGCTGAGGCAAGTTCCCCAGCGAAGTGGGGAGCCTTAGTGCTTGGGCATCTCAATGCCAGGCTGGAGAGATGCTGGAAAGGTGCCGCAGGGCCGCGTCCCGCACAACCTGCGCCAGTGCTGTGGGCCGAGGTGGGTGCTGAGTCTCTGTTTCCCCTGTAGGTCCAGTACATCATTGCCCAGGACGGCGTGCAGCACCTGCTCCCCCACGAGTACGTTGTTGTCCCAGAGGGGCATCACATCCAGGTAAGGCCCCTGCTGTCCTGGCCCTGGCTAGCGGCCAGATTGTTTCCTAGGTTGTGGAGCCCAGGATGGAGccatgggctggggcaggagggggtccaTGTTCCCTTGAAATCCAGGCCAGTCTCCTCCATGTGGATGAAGTGATCCGGCCTTGGGGGGGGCGTCTGAGgagctgccctcccctccccagctctcagtcCAGCCCCTGTCTTTCAGGTACAAGATGGCCAGATCACCCACATCCAGTATGAACAAGGCAGCCAGTTCCTCCAGGAGCCCCAGGTAATGGGAGCAGCCACTGGCTGGGACTGGCCCTGGAGTTCCCAGACTTGTGGGAGAGGCCCTggtgggaagggggagcatcatgtggctggggagggggtcccaggGTGTAGGCATTAATAACTCGGCGAGAAGGTGAATCACCAGTTAAACAGCCTCTGCTTTAGCTAGCTCTGTGAAGGGCCTGCGCGTCCCACGAGCGCTCTGCTGCAGACAGAGGTAAGCAGGGCAGGGTgagccctccccccctccccgcgtcAGGCTTCCCACCTGCCCGGTCTGATTCGTCTCACTCTGTTCCCAGCAG
Coding sequences within it:
- the ZNF335 gene encoding zinc finger protein 335 isoform X9; this translates as MMLDQAREADAGEEPDQPDLESLEEMMEVVVVQQFRCKMCQYKSICKKTLINHMKERHFQPVAAALALKKGRPRKGGPSPKPLEEDVPEEEEEDDIMDAGAIDDPEEDSDYNPAEDEPRGRQPKYSRIVPTSSEERPRRRPGRPRKFPRLEDMPKPEGGEEEPLVTSQSALSSELQSSEAASSSVLENGASDRLVEPSISQSDSENKDPSSNTGPEEADTVPRRRGRPSRRFLGKKYRKYIGRRYYYKSPKPLMRPYLCRICGSRFLTHDDLRFHVNSHEANDPQLFKCLQCSYRSRRWSSLKEHMFNHVGSKPYKCGECDYTSVYKKDVIRHSTVHSRDRKKRADPPPKLNSFPCPVCSRVYPMQKRLTQHMKTHSTEKPHMCDKCGKSFKKRYTFKMHLLTHIQAIANRRFKCEFCDYVCEDKKILLNHQLSHMNDKPYKCSFCKYSTFREDFLVSHMAVKHTGGKPFACEYCHFTTKHKKNLRLHVQCRHADSFEEWAQRHPEEPPCRRRPFFTLQQIEELKQQHSQVQTPTEPAASPPVSTVAPGPPACPLPSGSGVLSAVFLIQVPPGPVTYHTVQPLPTAEPSVSSQDSLGGTTIIYEQDVEGSAELATQTALDLLLNMSSQRELATGSLQVAVVKSDGSGAAQAPKVPSQQEEGADLDPTGQQQKVVTLHVAEHGEALVQEAYEEATLGSAELQQITIPFGSTTEYSIITPVSEEIQAPQTLYSEEESPAETTRTVVVSDAMMAEALTEHSSHYILSASFPGSQLHHVEGLLSQQLSGDPALSPGEGQEAQASGSKWPMLQCLARQLRKNSAFSPAPEGQEIPSAKVKWPALQGVAKKLSCKISTTKKLSCKISTTKKFSCKICTAMFTGRAEMESHKRAHVGPNTFKCPDCPFTAALWLEVRSHMAQHASLRPHKCSHCSFASKNKKDLRRHMLTHTNEKPFACQICGQRFNRNGHLKFHMQRLHCSEGKRLGQPAAATQQTIILNSDEETLTTLQTALQSGQAVLAPERLQQALGQEHIIVAQEQSITSPEEATYIQEITTADGQTVQHLVTADNQVQYIIAQDGVQHLLPHEYVVVPEGHHIQVQDGQITHIQYEQGSQFLQEPQQIQYMPVSPEQQLVTQAQLEAAAHSAVTAVADAAMAQAQGMFTTEATAEQIQQLQQGIHYDVITLTD
- the ZNF335 gene encoding zinc finger protein 335 isoform X5, which codes for MRTARLGQSKGPSSPVSCLPTAARARCSRGNEQNRSHIRGPGKLGMEAEENEVESSSDAAPHPAQEEPSESGLGVETSEAMSADSSDAAPVPVLSEADDSGVGQSSDSSGVSLEEVSESSSSTDAIPRVYLPDSSSIAQSTLVSSVSTVSQSIMVSESPQVLVHSSVITDGATMVSDSTASTSSDLGCAIDKIIESTIGPDIIQSCIAVTSAEDSGAQTTQYLILQGPDDGAPMVSQMATSALANSLAIEAIADGPTSTCLDQPGPSEQSEILELPTQLDQAREADAGEEPDQPDLESLEEMMEVVVVQQFRCKMCQYKSICKKTLINHMKERHFQPVAAALALKKGRPRKGGPSPKPLEEDVPEEEEEDDIMDAGAIDDPEEDSDYNPAEDEPRGRQPKYSRIVPTSSEERPRRRPGRPRKFPRLEDMPKPEGGEEEPLVTSQSALSSELQSSEAASSSVLENGASDRLVEPSISQSDSENKDPSSNTGPEEADTVPRRRGRPSRRFLGKKYRKYIGRRYYYKSPKPLMRPYLCRICGSRFLTHDDLRFHVNSHEANDPQLFKCLQCSYRSRRWSSLKEHMFNHVGSKPYKCGECDYTSVYKKDVIRHSTVHSRDRKKRADPPPKLNSFPCPVCSRVYPMQKRLTQHMKTHSTEKPHMCDKCGKSFKKRYTFKMHLLTHIQAIANRRFKCEFCDYVCEDKKILLNHQLSHMNDKPYKCSFCKYSTFREDFLVSHMAVKHTGGKPFACEYCHFTTKHKKNLRLHVQCRHADSFEEWAQRHPEEPPCRRRPFFTLQQIEELKQQHSQVQTPTEPAASPPVSTVAPGPPACPLPSGSGVLSAVFLIQVPPGPVTYHTVQPLPTAEPSVSSQDSLGGTTIIYEQDVEGSAELATQTALDLLLNMSSQRELATGSLQVAVVKSDGSGAAQAPKVPSQQEEGADLDPTGQQQKVVTLHVAEHGEALVQEAYEEATLGSAELQQITIPFGSTTEYSIITPVSEEIQAPQTLYSEEESPAETTRTVVVSDAMMAEALTEHSSHYILSASFPGSQLHHVEGLLSQQLSGDPALSPGEGQEAQASGSKWPMLQCLARQLRKNSAFSPAPEGQEIPSAKVKWPALQGVAKKLSCKISTTKKLSCKISTTKKFSCKICTAMFTGRAEMESHKRAHVGPNTFKCPDCPFTAALWLEVRSHMAQHASLRPHKCSHCSFASKNKKDLRRHMLTHTNEKPFACQICGQRFNRNGHLKFHMQRLHCSEGKRLGQPAAATQQTIILNSDEETLTTLQTALQSGQAVLAPERLQQALGQEHIIVAQEQSITSPEEATYIQEITTADGQTVQHLVTADNQVQYIIAQDGVQHLLPHEYVVVPEGHHIQVQDGQITHIQYEQGSQFLQEPQQIQYMPVSPEQQLVTQAQLEAAAHSAVTGFGHPACPVRLAKPWIPQQGPPSLPPGLGQRKG
- the ZNF335 gene encoding zinc finger protein 335 isoform X2 → MRTARLGQSKGPSSPVSCLPTAARARCSRGNEQNRSHIRGPGKLGMEAEENEVESSSDAAPHPAQEEPSESGLGVETSEAMSADSSDAAPVPVLSEADDSGVGQSSDSSGVSLEEVSESSSSTDAIPRVYLPDSSSIAQSTLVSSVSTVSQSIMVSESPQVLVHSSVITDGATMVSDSTASTSSDLGCAIDKIIESTIGPDIIQSCIAVTSAEDSGAQTTQYLILQGPDDGAPMVSQMATSALANSLAIEAIADGPTSTCLDQPGPSEQSEILELPTQLDQAREADAGEEPDQPDLESLEEMMEVVVVQQFRCKMCQYKSICKKTLINHMKERHFQPVAAALALKKGRPRKGGPSPKPLEEDVPEEEEEDDIMDAGAIDDPEEDSDYNPAEDEPRGRQPKYSRIVPTSSEERPRRRPGRPRKFPRLEDMPKPEGGEEEPLVTSQSALSSELQSSEAASSSVLENGASDRLVEPSISQSDSENKDPSSNTGPEEADTVPRRRGRPSRRFLGKKYRKYIGRRYYYKSPKPLMRPYLCRICGSRFLTHDDLRFHVNSHEANDPQLFKCLQCSYRSRRWSSLKEHMFNHVGSKPYKCGECDYTSVYKKDVIRHSTVHSRDRKKRADPPPKLNSFPCPVCSRVYPMQKRLTQHMKTHSTEKPHMCDKCGKSFKKRYTFKMHLLTHIQAIANRRFKCEFCDYVCEDKKILLNHQLSHMNDKPYKCSFCKYSTFREDFLVSHMAVKHTGGKPFACEYCHFTTKHKKNLRLHVQCRHADSFEEWAQRHPEEPPCRRRPFFTLQQIEELKQQHSQVQTPTEPAASPPVSTVAPGPPACPLPSGSGVLSAVFLIQVPPGPVTYHTVQPLPTAEPSVSSQDSLGGTTIIYEQDVEGSAELATQTALDLLLNMSSQRELATGSLQVAVVKSDGSGAAQAPKVPSQQEEGADLDPTGQQQKVVTLHVAEHGEALVQEAYEEATLGSAELQQITIPFGSTTEYSIITPVSEEIQAPQTLYSEEESPAETTRTVVVSDAMMAEALTEHSSHYILSASFPGSQLHHVEGLLSQQLSGDPALSPGEGQEAQASGSKWPMLQCLARQLRKNSAFSPAPEGQEIPSAKVKWPALQGVAKKLSCKISTTKKLSCKISTTKKFSCKICTAMFTGRAEMESHKRAHVGPNTFKCPDCPFTAALWLEVRSHMAQHASLRPHKCSHCSFASKNKKDLRRHMLTHTNEKPFACQICGQRFNRNGHLKFHMQRLHCSEGKRLGQPAAATQQTIILNSDEETLTTLQTALQSGQAVLAPERLQQALGQEHIIVAQEQSITSPEEATYIQEITTADGQTVQHLVTADNQVQYIIAQDGVQHLLPHEYVVVPEGHHIQVQDGQITHIQYEQGSQFLQEPQIQYMPVSPEQQLVTQAQLEAAAHSAVTAVADAAMAQAQGMFTTEATAEQIQQLQQGIHYDVITLTD